GTGCGGGTCGACTGAGCACATAGCCGGCACTGACCGCGAAGAACAGTCCCACGCCCAGCAACAGGCGCCACGACGGATGCGCGCCCCAGCAGAACATCGCGAAGCCGACCGCCATGCCGGCGCTGGCAAAGGCCTTGCCCTTGCGCGACACCGCGCCCTGCTCGCGCCACAGCCGAAGTGATGGGCCGTAGCGCGGATGCGACAGCAGGCGCTGCTCGAACTTCGGCGAGCTGCGCGCGAAGCAACCCACGGCCAGGATCAGGAAAATGGTGGTCGGCATCACCGGCAGCAACGCGCCAATCACCCCGAGGCCGACCATCAGCCAGCCCAGCGCGAACCAGAGCCAGCGCATCAGCGCTGCACCCGCGGGTGGCGGGCGTTCATCAGGCGAATTCCACTTCAACGTGCCCGTGCACGCTGCGGAACGCGGCATCGGCAGCGTCGATCACCTGCTGCTCCTGCTCGGCGCTCAGCGGCACCGCGTCCAGCGCGGCGGTGAACTCGCGCCAGTGACGGGCGGCGCCATCCGGATGCGCGGCCAGGTGGCGGGCACCGAAGTCACGGTCCAGCCCGAGCTTGGCCGCCATCTTGTACAGGATGGTACCGCCCAGGTTGGAGCCTTCGGCCACGTACAGCCAGCCCAGCGCGGCCGGCAACGCGAGATCCGACGGCAGCGCGGCGATGTCCGCCCCCGGCAGGGTCTGCTCCAGGTCCTGCAGGTCACGTGCCACCTGGGTCAGGCGGCGGCGCTCGCCGAGATCGGGCAGCAGTGCGTCCAGTGCAGGGTTGGCGTACAGCGCGTCGATGCTGCGGTGGAAGCGGTACTGCACGCGCAGGAAACGGGCGAAGTTGCTGCGGTCGGCGAAGATGTCGCCGGCCATGATGCGCTTGTCCAGGGCGCCGTGGCTGTCGCGGGTGGCAGCCTTGAGCCGCAGGCTGCGGCTGTCTTCAGGGGCAATGTGTGCGTTCATGGGGGATGCCAAAGGGGTCGTCGTGCTGTAGACGTTCGCCGCGGGGCTTTCCCCAAGCTCGTCTGCGCCGATAATGAGGCATCCCTTCTTCCCGCAGGAACCGACGATGATCACCACCGAACCGCGCATGACCAACCTGTTCCTGCAACTGGGCCTGGATGCCAGTGCCGAGGGCATCGCCCGCTTCATCCGCGAGCACCAGCTGGCCACCGATGTGGATGTGGTCGAGGCACCGTACTGGAACGATGCCCAGCGCCAGTTCCTGTCTGAATCGCTGCAGGCCGATGCGGCGTGGAGCACCGTGGTGGATGAGCTGAACGAGTCGCTGCACGAAGATGCAGTGAAGGCCGCGACCGGGCTGTAAGCGTTCGCCGGGCATGGCCCGGCGCTACCGATTACGCGGCACTGTAGATCCACGCCATGCGTGGATGGCCGGACCCGATGGGGTCAGAGCCCTTTCCGCAGGAAAAGGATCCGACCCCGCTGGCAGATCACCCGTGGATCAGTACTTCCAGGTCAACGCCAGGCGCGCGGTGCGGCCCGGGGCCGGCATCACGCCCAGGGCGAGCGGGTCCAGGTAGTAGCGGTCGGTCAGGTTGTCCACGCCCGCTTCCACCGACCACTGGTCATTGAAGTTCCAGCTGGCGAACAGGTCGACCAGCGTGGTCGGCCGGTACAGCTGCTGGATCGCCGAGAGGCCAACGTTCCATTCCTTGTCCAGCTTGCTGATCGGGCCGGCGTTGTGGATCACACGGGTACCGAAGGTCAGGCGCTCGTCGAACAGGCGCGAGCCCAGGGTCAGGTTGACCATGTAGCGAGGCGGGTTCTGCGTGTTTGTGTACGAACCCTCGAAGCCGCCATCCACGCAGTCCGGCGTGCCGGCCAGCTCCGCGTTCCTGCGCTGCACGCCATAGGCGCGGCGCTCGGCGGCGATGTCCGGCGCGCAGGTCTTGGCCTTGAAGTAGTAGTGCGCGGACAGATCGGCGAACACCTTGCCGCTGTCATAGCTGGACTGGAACTCCAAGCCCGACACCTTGAACTGGTCGACATTGCGGATCAGGCCCGCCGACAGCGTGCGGTAGTCGCGGGTGATCAGATCGTCGATGCGGGTATCGAAGTAGGCCAGCTTCAGCGCCAGGCGATCACCGGCAGTGAACAGGTCGTAGCGGATGGTGCTCGCGCCGATTTCCCAACTGCGCGCGCGCTCCGGCTTCAGCTCGCCCACCGGCTTGGCGGCAGTGAACAGGCCCAGCGTGGTCTCGAACAGGCTCGGCAGCTTGGTGCCCTCGGCGTACTTCACGTAGACCATGGTGTCTTCGCTGAAGCGGTAGGCGACGCTGGCGGTCGGCGAGAACGCGTTGTCGCGACGGCGGATCGGCTGCGACCAGGTCCAGCTGACCGGCACTTCCAGATCCTGCGGCTTGCCGGCGTCATAGAAGTTCCAGCCCGCGATGTCGGCCACGGTGCCCTTCTTGTACGGCGACGCCAGCAGCGAGGCCTGGGTGAAATTGCCGTTGGCGTCCGGATACCAGTTCAGCAGCGCGATGCGCTTGGCACGCCACGACGGCAGCGCCGGGTTGCCATTGAGCAGTTCGGTATAGCGGTACCGGCCCTGCACCTCGTAGGCATCCGGCGTTGCCAGGCGGTTGCGGTCGTGCACATCCACCCGGTTCCAGCGGCCACCGGCCAGCAGCTCCCAGTGTTCGTCGGGCTGCCACTTCAGCGACGCCACGGCACTGTATTCCTTGCGCTCGGCGTTGCGCAGGAAGCGGTTGTTGACCAGGTCATCGTGCATGACCGGGCCGGAGCTGCCTGGTGCAATGTCCTCATCGCTGTAGGACAGGCCGTAGTCCAGCGTGAACGCCCCGGCACGGGTGTCGAACTTCGACGTGTTGCTTGCATCCAGGTTCAGGCGCTTCTGCCGCAGCGGGTTGCGATACGCATCCTTGTAACCGGGGTCACCGCTGAAGCTCGGGGCGTCATACCACTCGGTGCGGCGGTCGAAGTACCACGGGGTGATGCCGGTCAGGCTGTTGTACATCACGCTGTCGGTATCGGTGTACGCAGCATTGACACGCAGGTCGACCAGATCGCTGTCCGGGTTGAAGCGGTAGCGCAGGTTGTAGCTGTCCATGTCGACATGGCCCGGGTCCCACTGCGGAATGCGATCGCGGTCGACGCGGATGATCTGCGAGGCCATGATCTCGCCAGCGGTGCCTTCGTAGCGACGGTAACCGGCTTCCAGCGTCTGCGCGTCATCGATGCGCCAGGTGCCTTTGAGCAGCGCCGACTTCGAGCGCGACGAGGTGTTGAACACTTCGGTACGCGGCGGATTCAGCGGCGCCAGCGTGCGACGGGTCTGCGGGAAATCATCGTAGCCGTGCTTGCCGGAGAAGTAGTTGCCGTTGTCACGGTAGGCATAGGCGGCGACCAGATCGAAGCGGTCCCAGTGGCCGGCGCCGGCCACGTTGAAGAACTGGCTGCCGGTAGCGCTGCGGTCGCTGCGCGGCGCGGCGCTGTAGGCCGGCAGGTTGTTGGCGCTGCCATTGGCCAGGCCGCCACGCACGCGCACGCCGAAGTCGCGCCCCTCGCGCAGCACGTCACCGATCTTCAGCGTCTCCATTTCGACCACGCCGCCAATGCCACCGGAGGCGTTGGCCTGCAGGCTCGGGCCCTTGGTGATGGTCAGGCTGGAGATCAGGTCCGGGTCGAGATAGGTGCGCTGCGACTGGCCGGCATAGCCACGGTAGGTGTCCATGCTGGACTGGCCACCGTCGATGATCACCGGCACGCGGCCCTGGCCCTGGATACCACGGATGTTGACGTCGAACCCATTGCCCACGCGCGGGTCACCGGCGGTGACGCCGGCCACGCCCTTGACGATGTCGCCGTTGGAGGTGCCGCGGAAACGCTCCAGCTGCGTGCGGTTGAGCGTGGTGGTGGAACCGACGCTGCGATAGCTGTCGAGCAGCCGCGCTTCGTCACTGCCTGCGCCGCCGTCGACACGGTCGCCGGCCACGCTGAGCGTATCGGTGACGATCACACCGCTGTCGGCCTGGACCGGCGTTGCCGCTTCCAGGGTCACCGCATCGGCACTGACCCGGCGCATCGCCAGCCCGCTGCCCTGCAGCAGCTGCTGCAGCGCCTCGTTGGCCGACAGGCTGCCGTTGACTGCGCGCGAGGTCACTCCCTGGGCGAGGGTGGCCGGATACACCACCTGCACGCCGGACTGGCGCATGAAGCTGCGCAGTGCTTCGTCCAGCGGCTGCGCCGGAATGTCAAAGCGCTGCACGGCAGCGTGATTGCCGGTGGCGCTCTGTGCCAGCACGGACGGTGCGGCGCTGGCCAGGCCGGCGGCCAGCAGGGCGATGCACAGGCGGGACGGGCGCGGCACGCGGCCCAGGCGGTGGGAGTCGAACATGGGGAACCTGTCAGGTAATCGGTGCCGCAGGCGCGGCGTCATCCGCAACACAGGCGGACACGGCGACGTACGTGGCGGCGGCGGGTACGTTCGCGGGGTAAGACGGGTGGCGCGGCAGGAACCCCAAGAGGGATTTGCGATCGCGGTGGGTGCCGACCGTTGACCGGCACAATGGGATCACCGCGACGATCATCCACGCATGGCGTGGATCTACTGGACGATGGCGACGCCGAATGGAAGGCGGGTAACCTGCAATCCCGCCGTTGCCGCCAACGCGTCCAGCGCCTGTTCCGGGCGATCGATGCGCAGCGCGGCACTGACCGCCGGCAGCCGCGACAGATCGCCGCGCACGAAGGTCGGGCCGGCACGGTAACGCCCCACCCACTGCACGGCGTCGGCGACGCTGGCCTGCTCCAGCAGCAGTTCGCCCTGCCGCCACGCGCCGACACTGTCGGCAGCCACGTCCTGCAGGCGCGTCACGCCACTGTGTTCGCCATAGATGGCACGCTGGCCCACCCGCAGATACGTCCAACCACCGTCAACCGGGCTGGCCACGCGCACCCTGCCCTGTCCGACCTGGGTTTCCACCTGGTCGCTGTCGCGTGCGACGGAGAACGCGGTCGAGATGTCCTCGACCACGCCATTGCCCGCACGCACGCTGAAACGCCGCTGCGCATCCGGGCTGACCTCGAACCAGGCGCGCCCGCGCAGCAGCTCGATCTGGCGTGCATCCGCATCGAACCGCACGGCGATCGCGCTGTCCGCATCCAGCACCGCCCGGCTGCCATCGGGCAGCCGCACGTCCTGCACGACATGCGTACTACGGTGATCGGCCTGCAGGCGCAACGAGGCTTCCGGCCATGCCACCAGCATCGCCAGCGCGGCCGCCGCAGCCATCGCCCATCGCAGCCGCTTTGGGGGCCGGCGTTCGACGCGCCCGGCCTGCGGCCGCGGCCCGACACTGCGCCACAACGCGCGCTCGTGTTCGAAGGCGCGACGGTGCCCAGGCTGCTGGAGCCAGTGTTCGAACTCATCCATGCGCACATCGCTGATATCGCCTGCGGCCAGCCAAGCGATCCAGCCCCGGGCCTGTTCGGCCAGGGCATCGTCATTGGCGGCGGGCAGCATGTTCGGCGGGCTCATCGGCTGGCAGACAGGCGCATTCAAGCGCGGGCGGGGGAACTAGACCGCATCCTCGGTCCAGTGATCAAGACGTTTCAGCGCGGGCCAGCCCCAAGCCGGGGTGATCATCGGCCGCTGCGCGCCCAGGCCAGGCGTTGCAACGCGGTGCGTACATGGTTCTCGACCGTGGTCACCGACACGCCCAGGCGGCGTGCGATCTCGGCCTGGGTCAGGCCCTGCAGGCGGTTGAGCCGGAAGATGGTGCGGGTCGGCTCCGGCAGGTGTCCCGCCGCGTCAAGCACCCGCTGCAGCTCGTCCTGGGCCATCGCCTGTTCCTCGGTCGAGATCACCTCGTCCGGCCCCCACAGGTAATGGTCGGCCAGCAGGCGGTTGCGCCGGGTCGATTCGCGGCCATGGTCGGTCGCCAGGTTGGCGGCCAGCCGGTAGAGATAGGCGCGCGGGTTGTCGATGGCCTGGCTGTCGTCAACCCTGCGGGCCTTGAACCACACGGCCTGGATCACGTCCTCGGCGCCATTGTCGCCCCCGAGGATGCGCTGCACCCGGCGCAGCAGCGCAGGCCGCTCGCGGATCAGCAGTTCAGTGAGGGAGGCGGCATTGGAGGACATGCGCGGAACCGGGACGACAGGCGGAAGGCGCCGCGCATGCTACTCCGTTAATGAGAATCAGTCACGTTCGCATCAGTGGATGCAGCCGGTCAGCCCGTCATAGACGCTCTCCGACGTGCCGGGCAAGGGATCGTGCAGCGGATTGCGGGCCGCCAGCGCCGCGTGGAAGTCCTCCACCGGAGTGCCGGGCACCAGCGGCAGCCGGCACAGCCAGGTCGGCTGCCGGGCCACGATCGCACCGTCATGCCGCGACACGGCCAGGTCACTGGCGGCAAATGCCCAGAGGCACTCATGCACCGTGCCGCGCACCGCGTCCACCGAACACCGCAGGCGCAGCGCACGGATGTCGCTGTACTCACCCTCGCAGAAGGTGTCTCCGCAGATCCTGTCGAAGCCATGCTGCAGACGGCCTTCCAAGGCAAAGAAGCGATCCCAGTTGGCTTCCTGCCGCGGGTAATCGATCAGGTCGACGTAGGGGAAGGCCTGGGCTGCGGGGGCCATCAGCAGCGCGCAGAACAGGCCGGAAGACAGGGCAGGAAGTCTCATGCGGCAACTCCTCGGGAAGGTGCATCCAGCCTGCGCCCCCATGCCTGCCGGCCCCATCGGTCCATCCCGGCCAGCAGCGTCGGCCCCTGCCTCGACCTGCCGTCAGCCCCCTCCCCTGCACAGCGCCCGGCAAAGGCATAAAATGGGGGGCTATCCGTCTACATCCCCCACCTGGAGCACGACCATGGGTCTGGAACTCGTCTCGCCCGGCAAGAACCCGCCGGAAGAAATCAACGTCATCATCGAGATCCCGAAGGACTCGGAGCCGGTGAAGTACGAAGTGGACAAGGAAACCGGCGCGATCTTCGTCGACCGCATCCTGTCCACCCCGATGCGCTACCCCTGCAACTACGGCTACGTGCCGAGCACCCTGTGCGGCGACGGCGACCCGGCCGACGTGCTGGTGGTGCTGCCGCTGCCGCTGGTGCCGGGCTCGGTCGTGCGCTGCCGTCCGGTCGGCGTGCTGAAGATGAGCGATGAGGCAGGCAGCGACGAGAAGATCCTGGCCGTGCCGGTGTCGAAGATCTTCAGTGGCTACGCCCACGTTGAAGACATCGCGCAGGTCTCGAGCCACTGGCTGGAGCGCATCGGCCACTTCTTCGAGCACTACAAGGACCTGGAGAAGGGCAAGTGGGTCAAGCTCGATGGCTGGGGCGGCGCCGCCGAGGCCAAGCAGATCCTGATCGAGGCGCACCAGCGCCATCTCGACAGCAAGGCCTGAGCCTGAACCGGATCGCTCCGGCATGCCGTGCCGGAGCGATGCGGGTCACGTTTCATGATGACGGCACATCACTCTTGCCGTCGTATTAGGTAAATTGCGTCACTTCACACGTCATCGACATCCATCGTCGAGACAGCCAGGGGAATGTGTCGTGCGTATTCTGCTTGTTGGGGATGCAGCCAGCCTGCCGGCTGAGCTGACCGAATTCATTGCCGATCTTGGGGAAGACTGGCAGCCGCTGACCGCCACCGATGGCCAGGCCGCGATGACCGCGGTTGCCACGCAGGGCGTGGACGCGGTGATTGTCTGCCCGCAGCTGCCGGACCTCAATGCCACCACGCTGCTCGGCCAGATCCGGACCCTGCGTCCGGAAACCATCCGCATCGCGCTGGTGGACGCCCAGCATGGCAACCGGCCGCCGCCGGCACGCCTGATCGGCGTTGCCCATCGCTTCCTGCCGTTGCCACTGGCGCCGGAAGTGCTTCTGGAAGCGCTGACCAGCCTGGAAGAGCTGCGCGAAGTGCTGGACAGCCCGCGCCTGCG
This genomic window from Stenotrophomonas maltophilia contains:
- a CDS encoding RNA polymerase sigma factor; the protein is MSSNAASLTELLIRERPALLRRVQRILGGDNGAEDVIQAVWFKARRVDDSQAIDNPRAYLYRLAANLATDHGRESTRRNRLLADHYLWGPDEVISTEEQAMAQDELQRVLDAAGHLPEPTRTIFRLNRLQGLTQAEIARRLGVSVTTVENHVRTALQRLAWARSGR
- a CDS encoding FecR family protein, coding for MSPPNMLPAANDDALAEQARGWIAWLAAGDISDVRMDEFEHWLQQPGHRRAFEHERALWRSVGPRPQAGRVERRPPKRLRWAMAAAAALAMLVAWPEASLRLQADHRSTHVVQDVRLPDGSRAVLDADSAIAVRFDADARQIELLRGRAWFEVSPDAQRRFSVRAGNGVVEDISTAFSVARDSDQVETQVGQGRVRVASPVDGGWTYLRVGQRAIYGEHSGVTRLQDVAADSVGAWRQGELLLEQASVADAVQWVGRYRAGPTFVRGDLSRLPAVSAALRIDRPEQALDALAATAGLQVTRLPFGVAIVQ
- a CDS encoding YbaN family protein codes for the protein MRWLWFALGWLMVGLGVIGALLPVMPTTIFLILAVGCFARSSPKFEQRLLSHPRYGPSLRLWREQGAVSRKGKAFASAGMAVGFAMFCWGAHPSWRLLLGVGLFFAVSAGYVLSRPAPRIEPTPLVEVDDANDPRAARRRAVPPDTDGTRDDAAC
- a CDS encoding biliverdin-producing heme oxygenase encodes the protein MNAHIAPEDSRSLRLKAATRDSHGALDKRIMAGDIFADRSNFARFLRVQYRFHRSIDALYANPALDALLPDLGERRRLTQVARDLQDLEQTLPGADIAALPSDLALPAALGWLYVAEGSNLGGTILYKMAAKLGLDRDFGARHLAAHPDGAARHWREFTAALDAVPLSAEQEQQVIDAADAAFRSVHGHVEVEFA
- a CDS encoding DUF2789 domain-containing protein; translated protein: MITTEPRMTNLFLQLGLDASAEGIARFIREHQLATDVDVVEAPYWNDAQRQFLSESLQADAAWSTVVDELNESLHEDAVKAATGL
- the ppa gene encoding inorganic diphosphatase — translated: MGLELVSPGKNPPEEINVIIEIPKDSEPVKYEVDKETGAIFVDRILSTPMRYPCNYGYVPSTLCGDGDPADVLVVLPLPLVPGSVVRCRPVGVLKMSDEAGSDEKILAVPVSKIFSGYAHVEDIAQVSSHWLERIGHFFEHYKDLEKGKWVKLDGWGGAAEAKQILIEAHQRHLDSKA
- a CDS encoding TonB-dependent receptor, producing the protein MFDSHRLGRVPRPSRLCIALLAAGLASAAPSVLAQSATGNHAAVQRFDIPAQPLDEALRSFMRQSGVQVVYPATLAQGVTSRAVNGSLSANEALQQLLQGSGLAMRRVSADAVTLEAATPVQADSGVIVTDTLSVAGDRVDGGAGSDEARLLDSYRSVGSTTTLNRTQLERFRGTSNGDIVKGVAGVTAGDPRVGNGFDVNIRGIQGQGRVPVIIDGGQSSMDTYRGYAGQSQRTYLDPDLISSLTITKGPSLQANASGGIGGVVEMETLKIGDVLREGRDFGVRVRGGLANGSANNLPAYSAAPRSDRSATGSQFFNVAGAGHWDRFDLVAAYAYRDNGNYFSGKHGYDDFPQTRRTLAPLNPPRTEVFNTSSRSKSALLKGTWRIDDAQTLEAGYRRYEGTAGEIMASQIIRVDRDRIPQWDPGHVDMDSYNLRYRFNPDSDLVDLRVNAAYTDTDSVMYNSLTGITPWYFDRRTEWYDAPSFSGDPGYKDAYRNPLRQKRLNLDASNTSKFDTRAGAFTLDYGLSYSDEDIAPGSSGPVMHDDLVNNRFLRNAERKEYSAVASLKWQPDEHWELLAGGRWNRVDVHDRNRLATPDAYEVQGRYRYTELLNGNPALPSWRAKRIALLNWYPDANGNFTQASLLASPYKKGTVADIAGWNFYDAGKPQDLEVPVSWTWSQPIRRRDNAFSPTASVAYRFSEDTMVYVKYAEGTKLPSLFETTLGLFTAAKPVGELKPERARSWEIGASTIRYDLFTAGDRLALKLAYFDTRIDDLITRDYRTLSAGLIRNVDQFKVSGLEFQSSYDSGKVFADLSAHYYFKAKTCAPDIAAERRAYGVQRRNAELAGTPDCVDGGFEGSYTNTQNPPRYMVNLTLGSRLFDERLTFGTRVIHNAGPISKLDKEWNVGLSAIQQLYRPTTLVDLFASWNFNDQWSVEAGVDNLTDRYYLDPLALGVMPAPGRTARLALTWKY